The following are from one region of the Syngnathus acus chromosome 10, fSynAcu1.2, whole genome shotgun sequence genome:
- the LOC119128505 gene encoding centrosome and spindle pole associated protein 1-like isoform X6, which yields MEDELELFIRERKARLAQDRASLEHDPPYMEIQEKPHRSYGSLLKENIPPGLTAQKKDLHSDNAGTASALKRSSGVEVESSNVGLPLGVEYQKKKDRLQHELRMDYRNYIAQQAGVLRQQPLSRRDVGTLTEVRKESCSGLSPPESPIHQVRRRETTPVDQELEEEQYTELRSSRRMGLDCSYKKPQPKKVHGREERDSPSGFVGQGRRSRALIKADDAEFSTSLLIGEIHTDETLQRRKERYREELQEQIAEQHRNKQREKDLELNVAATGVNDPEKQPNRIRQFGLSKRKESQLSRHSMLGQSETSSSSSFPNHDKPSVNGRLMPPPDLPHGAFQSPLIECHGDGPTPDRLPVGRPFPRAMGASRIPFPPLHSAHAGNEAFSGPYPQPHYYYNNNRNLPDPNLAHYGHLPYPAMGLPLIYYNMSPGGDGPSQLGDSSPQSGSSFPESSPLPNTETITTGPHTGIMLPERSRSTREKTLDYAESLKKQFATCWQNDARERSSKLLNKIQEQQERKRIEREERERYDAKIEADMKRHQPWGRGGGGAPLKDSTGNLIADLKQMHKLNVEACSNPKQQQRAPAVTATFPVEYSNPNISISGHQLDKLIEDAHTNLEQQQEAPVVFAAGPAENPNDKISGFNNVQMPQIAPGTVSKPKQQQPEEQEYKAYLKKQEKAREQKDIEAEKKKTEEREKAAQKKREQEKLAQVKRELSTPVPTLQKSPQSPVVETRHSSPPRSEKSLLGRQSPPVPACRNQQRAAVNKRDVYSELSALRRQLRAEQKRLESHLHQGGCDEMDSGMTGRHARPQVDVFNMAMLRLQAPVRKPHSRNMEPSNLLQIHDSLQLHTDRESSLSSVDIERMERVGVASRRRQIYNYPHQKPSSQRSTCTNDCFDVYPTHQNDRESVIGRHARGSLLDSDSAFLAPLGDVFPVPSSPETEETPLTARERRRLTKQSEYSLEPLDNPANSGSRKRREAESSNEEKSQEKMSPCRAANTAGTVDLSDDDSLLPQISHLNRKHQSSIESFSTDPWMRPGTSETS from the exons ATGGAAGATGAGCTTGAGCTCTTCATCAGGGAGCGTAAAGCAAGACTGGCCCAAGACAGAGCTAGTTTGGAACATGACCCTCCATACATGGAAATTCAG GAAAAACCTCATAGAAGCTATGGGTCCCTGCTCAAGGAGAACATCCCCCCTGGATTAACTGCTCAGAAGAAAG ATCTCCACAGTGACAATGCAGGTACTGCCTCGGCTTTAAAAAGGTCATCTGGAGTGGAAG TGGAAAGCAGCAATGTGGGTCTTCCCCTTGGTGTGGAATAccaaaagaagaaagacagGCTTCAGCATGAGCTTCGTATGGACTACAGAAACTACATTGCACAG CAAGCGGGTGTCCTCAGACAGCAACCCCTTTCACGGAGGGACGTAGGCACTCTAACAGAAGTCCGTAAGGAATCTTGCAGCGGTCTTTCCCCTCCTGAGAGTCCCATACATCAGGTCAGGCGACGAGAGACGACGCCTGTGGACCAGGAGTTGGAGGAAGAGCAGTACACAGAGCTCAGAAGTAGCAGGCGAATGGGGTTGGACTGCAGTTACAAGAAGCCACAACCCAAAAAGGTTCATGGCAG GGAAGAGAGGGACAGTCCTTCAGGTTTTGTCGGCCAAGGCAGACGATCAAGAGCACTGATCAAAGCTGATGATGCTGAATTTTCGACCAGTCTTTTAATTG gAGAAATTCATACAGATGAAACCTTACAAAGGAGGAAAGAGCGCTACAGAGAGGAGCTGCAGGAACAGATAGCTGAGCAGCACAGAAACAAACAGAG GGAAAAAGATTTGGAGCTAAATGTTGCTGCAACTGGGGTGAACGATCCAGAGAAACAG CCCAACCGAATCAGGCAGTTTGGACTGAGCAAGAGAAAAGAGTCTCAGCTGTCACGGCATTCCATGTTGGGTCAAAGcgaaacatcatcatcatccagcTTCCCTAATCATGACAAGCCAAGCGTTAACGGCAGGCTGATGCCTCCACCTGATTTACCACATGGAGCCTTTCAATCTCCGCTCATTGAGTGCCATGGAGATGGGCCAACTCCCGATAGACTGCCTGTTGGCCGCCCCTTCCCTAGAGCAATGGGCGCTTCCAG AATTCCTTTCCCCCCTCTTCATTCCGCTCATGcaggcaatgaagcattcagCGGTCCCTATCCACAGCCCCATTACtactacaacaacaacagaaatCTGCCTGACCCAAACCTTGCCCATT ACGGTCATTTGCCTTACCCTGCTATGGGACTTCCCCTGATTTACTACAACATGtcacctggaggagatggGCCAAGTCAGCTTGGTGACTCAAGCCCGCAAAGTGGGAGCAGTTTCCCTGAGTCCTCACCACT GCCCAATACCGAGACGATTACAACAGGTCCCCATACTGGGATTATGCTTCCAGAGAGGTCCAGGTCAACAAGGGAAAAGACTTTGGACTACGCAGAATCCCTGAAAAAACAG TTTGCGACATGTTGGCAGAACGATGCCAGGGAAAGGAGCAGCAAGCTATTGAACAAG attCAGGAGCAACAAGAGCGGAAGCGCATAGAGAGGGAGGAGCGGGAGCGCTACGATGCCAAGATCGAAGCTGACATGAAGAGGCATCAGCCTTGGGGGCGAGGTGGAGGTGGAGCTCCACTCAAAGACAGTACAGGAAATCTCATTG CTGACCTCAAGCAGATGCACAAGTTGAACGTAGAAGCCTGCAGTAacccaaaacagcagcagagaGCCCCAGCTGTGACAGCCACCTTCCCAGTTGAATACTCCAACCCTAACATCAGCATCTCTG GCCACCAGCTAGACAAGTTGATTGAAGACGCTCACACTAACCTGGAACAGCAACAGGAAGCCCCAGTTGTGTTTGCAGCCGGCCCAGCTGAGAATCCGAACGACAAGATCTCTG GATTCAACAATGTTCAAATGCCCCAGATTGCCCCGGGCACTGTGTCTAAGCCTAAACAGCAACAACCTGAGGAGCAAGAGTACAAAGCTTACCTGAAAAAGCAG GAAAAGGCCAGGGAACAGAAGGATATAGAagctgaaaaaaagaagactgaAGAGAGGGAGAAAGCAGCACAGAAGAAACGTGAACAAGAGAAGCTTGCTCAG GTCAAGCGGGAGTTGTCCACTCCAGTTCCCACTCTGCAAAAGAGCCCCCAGTCTCCCGTTGTTGAGACCCGTCACTCCTCTCCTCCACGCTCA GAGAAGTCTTTGCTTGGCCGCCAGTCCCCCCCTGTCCCTGCTTGCAGGAATCAACAACGAGCAGCAG TCAATAAACGTGATGTGTACAGTGAACTATCAGCTTTGCGTCGGCAGCTTCGCGCTGAGCAAAAGCGACTTGAAAGTCATCTGCATCAGGGCGGTTGTGATGAAATGGACTCCGGAATGACGGGAAG ACACGCACGTCCACAAGTGGATGTTTTTAATATGGCGATGCTGCGGCTTCAGGCTCCAGTTCGAAAGCCCCACTCCAGAAATATGGAACCAAGTAATCTGCTTCAAATTCATGACTCGCTTCAGCTCCACACAG ATCGAGAATCAAGTCTCAGCTCCGTCGATATTGAGAGGATGGAGAGAGTGGGTGTGGCCAGCAGGAGGAGGCAGATTTATAATTATCCGCATCAGAAGCCCAGCAGCCAGAGATCCACATGCACAAATG ACTGTTTTGACGTATACCCAACTCATCAAAACGATCGG GAGAGCGTGATAGGAAGACATGCAAGAGGATCTCTCCTCGACTCTGATAGTGCTTTTCTCG CTCCTTTGGGAGATGTTTTTCCTGTGCCAAGTTCCCCAGAGACTGAAGAGACACCGCTCACAGCACGGGAAAGGAGGAGGCTGACCAAACAGTCAGAGTATTCTTTG GAACCACTAGACAACCCCGCCAACTCCGGTAGCAGGAAGCGGCGAGAAGCAGAGTCGAGCAATGAGGAAAAAAGCCAGGAAAAGATGTCCCCATGTCGTGCTGCAAACACAGCAG GAACGGTGGACCTGTCTGACGATGACTCTTTACTTCCCCAAATTTCTCACCTCAATCGCAAACATCAAAGTTCAATAGAATCCTTCTCAACCGATCCCTGGATGCGACCAGGTACTTCAGAAACATCGTAG
- the LOC119128505 gene encoding centrosome and spindle pole associated protein 1-like isoform X4, giving the protein MEDELELFIRERKARLAQDRASLEHDPPYMEIQEKPHRSYGSLLKENIPPGLTAQKKDLHSDNAGTASALKRSSGVEVESSNVGLPLGVEYQKKKDRLQHELRMDYRNYIAQQAGVLRQQPLSRRDVGTLTEVRKESCSGLSPPESPIHQVRRRETTPVDQELEEEQYTELRSSRRMGLDCSYKKPQPKKVHGREERDSPSGFVGQGRRSRALIKADDAEFSTSLLIGEIHTDETLQRRKERYREELQEQIAEQHRNKQREKDLELNVAATGVNDPEKQPNRIRQFGLSKRKESQLSRHSMLGQSETSSSSSFPNHDKPSVNGRLMPPPDLPHGAFQSPLIECHGDGPTPDRLPVGRPFPRAMGASRIPFPPLHSAHAGNEAFSGPYPQPHYYYNNNRNLPDPNLAHYGHLPYPAMGLPLIYYNMSPGGDGPSQLGDSSPQSGSSFPESSPLPNTETITTGPHTGIMLPERSRSTREKTLDYAESLKKQIQEQQERKRIEREERERYDAKIEADMKRHQPWGRGGGGAPLKDSTGNLIADLKQMHKLNVEACSNPKQQQRAPAVTATFPVEYSNPNISISGHQLDKLIEDAHTNLEQQQEAPVVFAAGPAENPNDKISGFNNVQMPQIAPGTVSKPKQQQPEEQEYKAYLKKQIEEKLQKQAEERERNRLEDEKLERKVAEDMARIKREYEEEQEKQKQKALLKEKAREQKDIEAEKKKTEEREKAAQKKREQEKLAQVKRELSTPVPTLQKSPQSPVVETRHSSPPRSEKSLLGRQSPPVPACRNQQRAAVNKRDVYSELSALRRQLRAEQKRLESHLHQGGCDEMDSGMTGRHARPQVDVFNMAMLRLQAPVRKPHSRNMEPSNLLQIHDSLQLHTDRESSLSSVDIERMERVGVASRRRQIYNYPHQKPSSQRSTCTNDCFDVYPTHQNDRESVIGRHARGSLLDSDSAFLAPLGDVFPVPSSPETEETPLTARERRRLTKQSEYSLEPLDNPANSGSRKRREAESSNEEKSQEKMSPCRAANTAGTVDLSDDDSLLPQISHLNRKHQSSIESFSTDPWMRPGTSETS; this is encoded by the exons ATGGAAGATGAGCTTGAGCTCTTCATCAGGGAGCGTAAAGCAAGACTGGCCCAAGACAGAGCTAGTTTGGAACATGACCCTCCATACATGGAAATTCAG GAAAAACCTCATAGAAGCTATGGGTCCCTGCTCAAGGAGAACATCCCCCCTGGATTAACTGCTCAGAAGAAAG ATCTCCACAGTGACAATGCAGGTACTGCCTCGGCTTTAAAAAGGTCATCTGGAGTGGAAG TGGAAAGCAGCAATGTGGGTCTTCCCCTTGGTGTGGAATAccaaaagaagaaagacagGCTTCAGCATGAGCTTCGTATGGACTACAGAAACTACATTGCACAG CAAGCGGGTGTCCTCAGACAGCAACCCCTTTCACGGAGGGACGTAGGCACTCTAACAGAAGTCCGTAAGGAATCTTGCAGCGGTCTTTCCCCTCCTGAGAGTCCCATACATCAGGTCAGGCGACGAGAGACGACGCCTGTGGACCAGGAGTTGGAGGAAGAGCAGTACACAGAGCTCAGAAGTAGCAGGCGAATGGGGTTGGACTGCAGTTACAAGAAGCCACAACCCAAAAAGGTTCATGGCAG GGAAGAGAGGGACAGTCCTTCAGGTTTTGTCGGCCAAGGCAGACGATCAAGAGCACTGATCAAAGCTGATGATGCTGAATTTTCGACCAGTCTTTTAATTG gAGAAATTCATACAGATGAAACCTTACAAAGGAGGAAAGAGCGCTACAGAGAGGAGCTGCAGGAACAGATAGCTGAGCAGCACAGAAACAAACAGAG GGAAAAAGATTTGGAGCTAAATGTTGCTGCAACTGGGGTGAACGATCCAGAGAAACAG CCCAACCGAATCAGGCAGTTTGGACTGAGCAAGAGAAAAGAGTCTCAGCTGTCACGGCATTCCATGTTGGGTCAAAGcgaaacatcatcatcatccagcTTCCCTAATCATGACAAGCCAAGCGTTAACGGCAGGCTGATGCCTCCACCTGATTTACCACATGGAGCCTTTCAATCTCCGCTCATTGAGTGCCATGGAGATGGGCCAACTCCCGATAGACTGCCTGTTGGCCGCCCCTTCCCTAGAGCAATGGGCGCTTCCAG AATTCCTTTCCCCCCTCTTCATTCCGCTCATGcaggcaatgaagcattcagCGGTCCCTATCCACAGCCCCATTACtactacaacaacaacagaaatCTGCCTGACCCAAACCTTGCCCATT ACGGTCATTTGCCTTACCCTGCTATGGGACTTCCCCTGATTTACTACAACATGtcacctggaggagatggGCCAAGTCAGCTTGGTGACTCAAGCCCGCAAAGTGGGAGCAGTTTCCCTGAGTCCTCACCACT GCCCAATACCGAGACGATTACAACAGGTCCCCATACTGGGATTATGCTTCCAGAGAGGTCCAGGTCAACAAGGGAAAAGACTTTGGACTACGCAGAATCCCTGAAAAAACAG attCAGGAGCAACAAGAGCGGAAGCGCATAGAGAGGGAGGAGCGGGAGCGCTACGATGCCAAGATCGAAGCTGACATGAAGAGGCATCAGCCTTGGGGGCGAGGTGGAGGTGGAGCTCCACTCAAAGACAGTACAGGAAATCTCATTG CTGACCTCAAGCAGATGCACAAGTTGAACGTAGAAGCCTGCAGTAacccaaaacagcagcagagaGCCCCAGCTGTGACAGCCACCTTCCCAGTTGAATACTCCAACCCTAACATCAGCATCTCTG GCCACCAGCTAGACAAGTTGATTGAAGACGCTCACACTAACCTGGAACAGCAACAGGAAGCCCCAGTTGTGTTTGCAGCCGGCCCAGCTGAGAATCCGAACGACAAGATCTCTG GATTCAACAATGTTCAAATGCCCCAGATTGCCCCGGGCACTGTGTCTAAGCCTAAACAGCAACAACCTGAGGAGCAAGAGTACAAAGCTTACCTGAAAAAGCAG ATAGAGGAGAAGCTGCAAAAACAGGCAGAGGAAAGAGAACGGAACAGACTGGAGGATGAAAAGCTAGAGAGGAAAGTGGCAGAGGATATGGCTCGGATCAAGAGGGAGTATGAAGAAGAACAAGAGAAGCAGAAACAAAAAGCGCTATTAAAG GAAAAGGCCAGGGAACAGAAGGATATAGAagctgaaaaaaagaagactgaAGAGAGGGAGAAAGCAGCACAGAAGAAACGTGAACAAGAGAAGCTTGCTCAG GTCAAGCGGGAGTTGTCCACTCCAGTTCCCACTCTGCAAAAGAGCCCCCAGTCTCCCGTTGTTGAGACCCGTCACTCCTCTCCTCCACGCTCA GAGAAGTCTTTGCTTGGCCGCCAGTCCCCCCCTGTCCCTGCTTGCAGGAATCAACAACGAGCAGCAG TCAATAAACGTGATGTGTACAGTGAACTATCAGCTTTGCGTCGGCAGCTTCGCGCTGAGCAAAAGCGACTTGAAAGTCATCTGCATCAGGGCGGTTGTGATGAAATGGACTCCGGAATGACGGGAAG ACACGCACGTCCACAAGTGGATGTTTTTAATATGGCGATGCTGCGGCTTCAGGCTCCAGTTCGAAAGCCCCACTCCAGAAATATGGAACCAAGTAATCTGCTTCAAATTCATGACTCGCTTCAGCTCCACACAG ATCGAGAATCAAGTCTCAGCTCCGTCGATATTGAGAGGATGGAGAGAGTGGGTGTGGCCAGCAGGAGGAGGCAGATTTATAATTATCCGCATCAGAAGCCCAGCAGCCAGAGATCCACATGCACAAATG ACTGTTTTGACGTATACCCAACTCATCAAAACGATCGG GAGAGCGTGATAGGAAGACATGCAAGAGGATCTCTCCTCGACTCTGATAGTGCTTTTCTCG CTCCTTTGGGAGATGTTTTTCCTGTGCCAAGTTCCCCAGAGACTGAAGAGACACCGCTCACAGCACGGGAAAGGAGGAGGCTGACCAAACAGTCAGAGTATTCTTTG GAACCACTAGACAACCCCGCCAACTCCGGTAGCAGGAAGCGGCGAGAAGCAGAGTCGAGCAATGAGGAAAAAAGCCAGGAAAAGATGTCCCCATGTCGTGCTGCAAACACAGCAG GAACGGTGGACCTGTCTGACGATGACTCTTTACTTCCCCAAATTTCTCACCTCAATCGCAAACATCAAAGTTCAATAGAATCCTTCTCAACCGATCCCTGGATGCGACCAGGTACTTCAGAAACATCGTAG
- the LOC119128505 gene encoding centrosome and spindle pole associated protein 1-like isoform X1: protein MEDELELFIRERKARLAQDRASLEHDPPYMEIQEKPHRSYGSLLKENIPPGLTAQKKDLHSDNAGTASALKRSSGVEVESSNVGLPLGVEYQKKKDRLQHELRMDYRNYIAQQAGVLRQQPLSRRDVGTLTEVRKESCSGLSPPESPIHQVRRRETTPVDQELEEEQYTELRSSRRMGLDCSYKKPQPKKVHGREERDSPSGFVGQGRRSRALIKADDAEFSTSLLIGEIHTDETLQRRKERYREELQEQIAEQHRNKQREKDLELNVAATGVNDPEKQPNRIRQFGLSKRKESQLSRHSMLGQSETSSSSSFPNHDKPSVNGRLMPPPDLPHGAFQSPLIECHGDGPTPDRLPVGRPFPRAMGASRIPFPPLHSAHAGNEAFSGPYPQPHYYYNNNRNLPDPNLAHYGHLPYPAMGLPLIYYNMSPGGDGPSQLGDSSPQSGSSFPESSPLPNTETITTGPHTGIMLPERSRSTREKTLDYAESLKKQFATCWQNDARERSSKLLNKIQEQQERKRIEREERERYDAKIEADMKRHQPWGRGGGGAPLKDSTGNLIADLKQMHKLNVEACSNPKQQQRAPAVTATFPVEYSNPNISISGHQLDKLIEDAHTNLEQQQEAPVVFAAGPAENPNDKISGFNNVQMPQIAPGTVSKPKQQQPEEQEYKAYLKKQIEEKLQKQAEERERNRLEDEKLERKVAEDMARIKREYEEEQEKQKQKALLKEKAREQKDIEAEKKKTEEREKAAQKKREQEKLAQVKRELSTPVPTLQKSPQSPVVETRHSSPPRSEKSLLGRQSPPVPACRNQQRAAVNKRDVYSELSALRRQLRAEQKRLESHLHQGGCDEMDSGMTGRHARPQVDVFNMAMLRLQAPVRKPHSRNMEPSNLLQIHDSLQLHTDRESSLSSVDIERMERVGVASRRRQIYNYPHQKPSSQRSTCTNDCFDVYPTHQNDRESVIGRHARGSLLDSDSAFLAPLGDVFPVPSSPETEETPLTARERRRLTKQSEYSLEPLDNPANSGSRKRREAESSNEEKSQEKMSPCRAANTAGTVDLSDDDSLLPQISHLNRKHQSSIESFSTDPWMRPGTSETS from the exons ATGGAAGATGAGCTTGAGCTCTTCATCAGGGAGCGTAAAGCAAGACTGGCCCAAGACAGAGCTAGTTTGGAACATGACCCTCCATACATGGAAATTCAG GAAAAACCTCATAGAAGCTATGGGTCCCTGCTCAAGGAGAACATCCCCCCTGGATTAACTGCTCAGAAGAAAG ATCTCCACAGTGACAATGCAGGTACTGCCTCGGCTTTAAAAAGGTCATCTGGAGTGGAAG TGGAAAGCAGCAATGTGGGTCTTCCCCTTGGTGTGGAATAccaaaagaagaaagacagGCTTCAGCATGAGCTTCGTATGGACTACAGAAACTACATTGCACAG CAAGCGGGTGTCCTCAGACAGCAACCCCTTTCACGGAGGGACGTAGGCACTCTAACAGAAGTCCGTAAGGAATCTTGCAGCGGTCTTTCCCCTCCTGAGAGTCCCATACATCAGGTCAGGCGACGAGAGACGACGCCTGTGGACCAGGAGTTGGAGGAAGAGCAGTACACAGAGCTCAGAAGTAGCAGGCGAATGGGGTTGGACTGCAGTTACAAGAAGCCACAACCCAAAAAGGTTCATGGCAG GGAAGAGAGGGACAGTCCTTCAGGTTTTGTCGGCCAAGGCAGACGATCAAGAGCACTGATCAAAGCTGATGATGCTGAATTTTCGACCAGTCTTTTAATTG gAGAAATTCATACAGATGAAACCTTACAAAGGAGGAAAGAGCGCTACAGAGAGGAGCTGCAGGAACAGATAGCTGAGCAGCACAGAAACAAACAGAG GGAAAAAGATTTGGAGCTAAATGTTGCTGCAACTGGGGTGAACGATCCAGAGAAACAG CCCAACCGAATCAGGCAGTTTGGACTGAGCAAGAGAAAAGAGTCTCAGCTGTCACGGCATTCCATGTTGGGTCAAAGcgaaacatcatcatcatccagcTTCCCTAATCATGACAAGCCAAGCGTTAACGGCAGGCTGATGCCTCCACCTGATTTACCACATGGAGCCTTTCAATCTCCGCTCATTGAGTGCCATGGAGATGGGCCAACTCCCGATAGACTGCCTGTTGGCCGCCCCTTCCCTAGAGCAATGGGCGCTTCCAG AATTCCTTTCCCCCCTCTTCATTCCGCTCATGcaggcaatgaagcattcagCGGTCCCTATCCACAGCCCCATTACtactacaacaacaacagaaatCTGCCTGACCCAAACCTTGCCCATT ACGGTCATTTGCCTTACCCTGCTATGGGACTTCCCCTGATTTACTACAACATGtcacctggaggagatggGCCAAGTCAGCTTGGTGACTCAAGCCCGCAAAGTGGGAGCAGTTTCCCTGAGTCCTCACCACT GCCCAATACCGAGACGATTACAACAGGTCCCCATACTGGGATTATGCTTCCAGAGAGGTCCAGGTCAACAAGGGAAAAGACTTTGGACTACGCAGAATCCCTGAAAAAACAG TTTGCGACATGTTGGCAGAACGATGCCAGGGAAAGGAGCAGCAAGCTATTGAACAAG attCAGGAGCAACAAGAGCGGAAGCGCATAGAGAGGGAGGAGCGGGAGCGCTACGATGCCAAGATCGAAGCTGACATGAAGAGGCATCAGCCTTGGGGGCGAGGTGGAGGTGGAGCTCCACTCAAAGACAGTACAGGAAATCTCATTG CTGACCTCAAGCAGATGCACAAGTTGAACGTAGAAGCCTGCAGTAacccaaaacagcagcagagaGCCCCAGCTGTGACAGCCACCTTCCCAGTTGAATACTCCAACCCTAACATCAGCATCTCTG GCCACCAGCTAGACAAGTTGATTGAAGACGCTCACACTAACCTGGAACAGCAACAGGAAGCCCCAGTTGTGTTTGCAGCCGGCCCAGCTGAGAATCCGAACGACAAGATCTCTG GATTCAACAATGTTCAAATGCCCCAGATTGCCCCGGGCACTGTGTCTAAGCCTAAACAGCAACAACCTGAGGAGCAAGAGTACAAAGCTTACCTGAAAAAGCAG ATAGAGGAGAAGCTGCAAAAACAGGCAGAGGAAAGAGAACGGAACAGACTGGAGGATGAAAAGCTAGAGAGGAAAGTGGCAGAGGATATGGCTCGGATCAAGAGGGAGTATGAAGAAGAACAAGAGAAGCAGAAACAAAAAGCGCTATTAAAG GAAAAGGCCAGGGAACAGAAGGATATAGAagctgaaaaaaagaagactgaAGAGAGGGAGAAAGCAGCACAGAAGAAACGTGAACAAGAGAAGCTTGCTCAG GTCAAGCGGGAGTTGTCCACTCCAGTTCCCACTCTGCAAAAGAGCCCCCAGTCTCCCGTTGTTGAGACCCGTCACTCCTCTCCTCCACGCTCA GAGAAGTCTTTGCTTGGCCGCCAGTCCCCCCCTGTCCCTGCTTGCAGGAATCAACAACGAGCAGCAG TCAATAAACGTGATGTGTACAGTGAACTATCAGCTTTGCGTCGGCAGCTTCGCGCTGAGCAAAAGCGACTTGAAAGTCATCTGCATCAGGGCGGTTGTGATGAAATGGACTCCGGAATGACGGGAAG ACACGCACGTCCACAAGTGGATGTTTTTAATATGGCGATGCTGCGGCTTCAGGCTCCAGTTCGAAAGCCCCACTCCAGAAATATGGAACCAAGTAATCTGCTTCAAATTCATGACTCGCTTCAGCTCCACACAG ATCGAGAATCAAGTCTCAGCTCCGTCGATATTGAGAGGATGGAGAGAGTGGGTGTGGCCAGCAGGAGGAGGCAGATTTATAATTATCCGCATCAGAAGCCCAGCAGCCAGAGATCCACATGCACAAATG ACTGTTTTGACGTATACCCAACTCATCAAAACGATCGG GAGAGCGTGATAGGAAGACATGCAAGAGGATCTCTCCTCGACTCTGATAGTGCTTTTCTCG CTCCTTTGGGAGATGTTTTTCCTGTGCCAAGTTCCCCAGAGACTGAAGAGACACCGCTCACAGCACGGGAAAGGAGGAGGCTGACCAAACAGTCAGAGTATTCTTTG GAACCACTAGACAACCCCGCCAACTCCGGTAGCAGGAAGCGGCGAGAAGCAGAGTCGAGCAATGAGGAAAAAAGCCAGGAAAAGATGTCCCCATGTCGTGCTGCAAACACAGCAG GAACGGTGGACCTGTCTGACGATGACTCTTTACTTCCCCAAATTTCTCACCTCAATCGCAAACATCAAAGTTCAATAGAATCCTTCTCAACCGATCCCTGGATGCGACCAGGTACTTCAGAAACATCGTAG